Part of the Cryptosporangium arvum DSM 44712 genome, GGACGTCGACCTCGACGCCGGCCGCACCGAGGATCGCCTCGGCGTGGGGGTGCAGGTTCTCCAGCAGCAGGGCCTTGAGCATGGCCCTATTGTCACTCGCCCGGGCGCTGACCCGAAATCCCGCCCTCTTCGAGCGCGAAGAGAAGGTCGAGACCGACGGTGACCATCGCCTTGCGCACCATCGGCGGAACGTTGTGCAACGTCGTCAAACGGCCTTGTTCGGCGGTCAGGTGGTGCAGCCGGACGAGAAAGCTCAGGGCCTGCGAGCCGATGAACGTCACACCGCCGAGGTCGACGACGGCGTCGGCGGGCTGGGCTTCACCGACGGTGGCGAGCGCCTGATCGAGCGACTCGATCACCAGGAGGTCGATCTCGCCGTTGAGCGTGATCGTGACGAGGCCGGGCGCGACCGCGCATCTGACCCGGGCCTCCGGGGCGTGCCAGCCGTTACGAGAAGTGCGATTGTCCATACGGGGGTCCTCCTGCGGCGGACGCGGTGACGTGGACACCGCGGACCGACGCGTCGCTCAACGCGTGGAGGCCGTCTGCTCGACCCTGGAGTCACACGGGGGCGTGACTCGCGGTCATCTTAGTGGCGGCCACGCTGCACGACGTGACCGGCCTCGCCACCGGGGGACTTTGTGCGAGATCACAACGCGTAGCCGCCGACGCCACGGGTACGTCGTCAGGCACTCGAGCTCGGGGAGAAACGATGACGATCAGCGGAGAAGCGCGAAGCGCGGGCGCCACCGGCGTAGGACCAGGTCAACTGGCCGACGAGGACCTGCTGCGTGAGTTGCTGCGCCTGCACGAGATGCGCCACGAGACGCTCCGTCACGGTTCGGACGACGCGCTCGACGCGCACACCGCGCGGACCGGGGAACTGGAGGCCGAGTACCTCCGCCGCTTCCCGCAGCGCGAGGTGGACCCCGGGCGACTCCGTTCGGGGGCGCGCTCGCGGACCTAGCATCCGGGTATGCGCTATCTACCGCTGGGGAATTCCGGCCTGCTGGTGTCCGCGGTCGGGCTCGGCTGCAACAACTTCGGCGGCCGGCTCGACGTCGACCGCACGCGCGCGGTGGTCGACGCGGCCCTCGACACCGGGATCACGCTGCTCGACACCGCGGACACCTACGGGGGTGGTGGAGCGTCGGAGTCGGTCCTGGGCGAGGTGCTCGCCGGCCGCCGCGACGAGGTCGTGCTCGCGACGAAGTTCGGCCACCGGCGCACCGACCTGGGGTACGGGGCCGCCGCCGGAGCCAAGGGTGGGCGCGCCTACGTCCGGCGTGCGGTCGAGGAGTCGCTGCGGCGGCTGCGCACCGACCACATCGACCTGCTGCAACTGCACACGCCCGACCCGGTGACGCCGATCAGCGAGACGCTCTCCGCTCTCGACGAGCTGGTGCGTGACGGGAAGGTCCGTTACCTCGGTCACTCGAACTTCGCCGGCTGGCAGCTGGCCGAGGCCGCGCACGTCGCCCGCGAACTGGGCACGGTGCCGTTCGTCTCGGCGCAGAACCACTGGTCGCTGCTGGAACGCGACGTCGAGCGCGAGCTGGTGCCGGCGGCCAGGCACTACGGCGTCGGCGTGCTGCCGTACTTCCCGCTGGCCAACGGGCTGCTGACCGGCAAGGTGCGCCGGGGGCAGCCGGTGCCGGAGAACTCGCGGCTGGC contains:
- a CDS encoding STAS domain-containing protein produces the protein MDNRTSRNGWHAPEARVRCAVAPGLVTITLNGEIDLLVIESLDQALATVGEAQPADAVVDLGGVTFIGSQALSFLVRLHHLTAEQGRLTTLHNVPPMVRKAMVTVGLDLLFALEEGGISGQRPGE
- a CDS encoding aldo/keto reductase — encoded protein: MRYLPLGNSGLLVSAVGLGCNNFGGRLDVDRTRAVVDAALDTGITLLDTADTYGGGGASESVLGEVLAGRRDEVVLATKFGHRRTDLGYGAAAGAKGGRAYVRRAVEESLRRLRTDHIDLLQLHTPDPVTPISETLSALDELVRDGKVRYLGHSNFAGWQLAEAAHVARELGTVPFVSAQNHWSLLERDVERELVPAARHYGVGVLPYFPLANGLLTGKVRRGQPVPENSRLAGRDGYVTEEKLDRVEALVKWGDEAGRSLLEIAIGGLAAQPGCGSVIAGATSPEQVRANAAAGEWVPSAAELTALDELVPPPA
- a CDS encoding DUF6158 family protein, coding for MTISGEARSAGATGVGPGQLADEDLLRELLRLHEMRHETLRHGSDDALDAHTARTGELEAEYLRRFPQREVDPGRLRSGARSRT